ATCTGACGTgaaggaaatatatatattttaaaaactaagaaaCTATTAATTGGCCAATGTTGTCTTCCGGATAATGTCTTTTGGGAATGATAAGTATGAAAggtgaaagatttttttaagtCTTCAATGTTGTAGTAAAGTGCTTTTGTAAAAGCCAGATGAAAAGACTATATCAGcaaattttcatttcttttcaatgAGCGACTAAAGTTCAAGCAGTTTCAAATGAATATCAAATATAAAACAGTCTTAAATTCTGTCATTTTACAGTATGCTAGTACAAAATTCTGTACTTGGAAACAACTACTCAGTTTAATATTTCAATACTTTTATGATAAATATAACTTATATGCAATGCTCTTATGATTATCATATGTTTAGACTGTCTTAAGCAGAACCTCATCtaatatatacagtggtgtgaaaaagtgtttgcccccttcctgatttcttatttttttgcatgtttgtcacactgaaatgtttcagatcattaaacaaattgaaatattagacaaagataacacaagtaaacacaaaatgcagtttttaaatgaaggtttttattattaaggaaaaaaaaatccaaacctacatggccctgtgtgaaaaattgattgccccctaaacctaataactggttgggccacccttagcagcaacaactgcaatcaagtgtttgtgataactggcaatgagtcttttacagcactatggaggaattttggcccactcatctttgcagaattgttgtaattcagccacattggagggtttacGAGCCTTaactgcttttttaaggtcatgccacaacatctcaatcggattcaggtcaggactttgactaggccactccaaagtcttcattttgtttttcttaagccattcagcatggacttgctggtgtgttttggatcattgtcctgctgcagaacccaggtgcgcttcagcttgaggtcacgaacagatgggtggacattctccttcaggattttttgttagacagcagaattcatggttccatttaccacagcaagtcttccaggtcctgaagcagcaaaacagccccagaccatcacactaccaccaccatattttactgttggtatgacgttccttttctgaaatgctgtgttacttttacaccagatgtaatgggacacacaccttccaaaaagttcaacttttgtctcgtcagtccacagagtattttcccaaaagtcttggggatcatcaagatgttttctggctcaGCAGTGGCAAGAtgttttgctcagcagtggtttttgtcttggaactctgccatgcccagtctctttcttatggtggagtcatgaacactgaccttaactgaggcaagtgaagcctgcagttctttggatgttgttgtgggattttttctgacctcttggatgagttgtcgctgcgctcttggggtaattttggtcggccggccactcctgggaaggtttaCCACtattccatgttttcgccatttgtggataatggctctcactgtggttcgctggagtcccaaagctttagaaatggctttataaccttttccagactgataaatctcaattactctgtttctcatttgttcctgaatttctttggatcgcagcatgatgtctagcttttgaggatcttttggtctacttcactttgtcaggcaggtcctatttaagtgatttcttgattgagaacaggtgtggcagtaatcacgcctgggtgtggctagagaaattgaattcagctttccaaagatgtgataaaccacagttgatttatgttttaacgggGGGGgacaatcactttttcacacagggccatgtactgtaagtttggatttttttttcccttaataataaaaaccttcatttaaaaattgcattttgtgtttacttgtgttatctttgtctaatatttcaatttgtttgatgatctgaaacatttcagtgtgacaaacatgcaaaaaaataagaaatcaggaagggggcaaacactttttcacaccactgtataatgttagatatgtttatttctatttCACTGGGTAAATGAATGTCACTAtagatatataaatatttttttaacttacaaCAAATTTGACTGTTTAAATTGCAGCTTTGCAGCTTTTTTTTGCTCCTGGCAGGATTCTGGTTTAGTTCATGGTCACAGCTGGTGACTCAATATTTCCACACATTATATTTAGTATGCCCACCTATTCTGAACAACAgtatttaaatgagaaataaagTAAGATACAGCCAATCATAACCTTAAACTCCATATTCACCTGAGCATAAACGATAACCATTTAATCCATTGTAGGGTTCTGACATCTTTGGTTTACTTTATTGAGGGGATGATAAAGAAATTGAACTGGTTCAGTATAAACTAACAGCTTTCTCCTGCAATTCTAGACTTGACACTGGTGAGGATATTGGCCGTCCTCCATACAGAGATCAACAGAGGTGAGGACAACCTCTTAGCTAAGGCTGGTGACGTTTCTGTACTTATCTGTACTTATCAAACACAATTTTTTTCACAGCTGGTTAGTCATAACCCTATCTAACACACATGAGATGAAAGGAAAAGATTAGGAATAAGAACTGTATAACCAAAGCATATTAAGAAGATGTGTATTAGCATTGGCTAATGCTTCTGATCTTAACTGAgtcagatttttctttttggtttcACAGCTGGTTAGTCACGCCCTTCAAATATTAGATGAAAGGAAGGCATTAAGAAtggtagatatacagtataccttcACTATGcaccatacatacagtatacatatttaTATGGCTTACAGAACAAGAAACTCTTTCCAGGGTtatgttgtgtttttacacCAAGTGACCACTATGAATTATGagactgaatatatatatgtGAATAATGCTAAAGCACCCTGACCCCAggtgtatatatttaaatagtCGGAGCTTGGTAGAACATTAGCTATCATAATGTAAAAAACTATCTTATATTAGACAACATGAAAACCccacaacacaaaacaaacaccCTAAGCTTCTCTACCTTCTTGTGTCCATCCTGGTAACTAACTGGGCTGCTGAGCTTCTTACCATCTCCAAATAAAGTCTTGttttctcaattaaaaaaaaatcttctaaaGGTCAAAGCTCCGAAACCTCAAACAGTCTTGAGCTCTAAATGTTCCATGGTAGGTCAGACACTTCCTTCCCTCTCTTCCTTTGGTACAGAGCATATCACGGATCTTGCTTAGACAGTGGATTGAGATAAAAACTAAAACCTTTTGCTTTATAACTTTTTAATTATCACCCCACCAATTGACTTCCACaaattggtcaggtgactgaggatggCAGGTTATTTTTTGCTGCATTCTGGGTAATGTGGTTCTAACAATTACCAACATATTGTCTCAGTCTGCCACCTTCTTACAATATATATGTGCATATATGAATCTAATtcctaatactgtacataatgctaGTTCTGAAAACATGACAAGACTAAAGATGtgcttcttaaaaaaacatatacatttGTTTCACTGGTCTATGTTAAGTATGCTCTGCTGATGAGGTGAAACAACTGGGGAGGTTATTAACGAAGAGACTAAGTTGAATTAGCTTATCATAAAAAAGGAAAGAGCTAATTAACATTAATTCCCATAATGTATGGGTGCATATGTATGTGCATAAATTACATGCAGGTACAGTTTTTTGGATCAagtttattgttaataattcTTTCTCATTTGTTTATATTTACAGGACTTCTGTAAAGATGTCTTCAGCCATGGAAGCTGAATATGATTACAATTATTCATTGGGAATAGACTACAAAGAGGAGTTTGCTCCATGTAAATATGAAAAACATGGAGCTGCCTTCCTTCCAGCAGTTTATTCTGTGTTGTTTGTAGTTGGGGTAATAGGAAATGCTCTTGTTCTGTGGGTTGTGCTCTTGCATGTAAGGTTGAAAAGCATGACTGATGTCTGTCTTCTTAACTTGGCCATCGCTGACTTGCTGTTAGTTTTCTCCCTTCCATTCCTGGCTCATAATGCCCGAGACCAGTGGATGTTTGGTGATCCCATGTGCAAAATAATTCTGGGTTCTTACAACATTGGCTTCTACAGTGGGATATTTTTCATTACACTGATGAGTGTAGACAGATACTTAGCAATAGTCCATGCAGTGTATGCACTGAAAGCCAGAACAGCAATATATGGAGGAATCGCAAGTGTGGTCACCTGGATAGTTAGCATTTTGGCTTCATTTCCTGAGATCATGTACATTACAGTTAACCTTGAGGAAGAGAAATCCAGATGTCTGCCtctgtattttgaaaataacaaacagccCCTGAGGGTATTTAGTGAATTTAAACTTAACGTTCTGGGTCTGCTGCTTCCCTCAGTCATCATGGTGTTTTGCTACTCAATGATCATAAGAAGGCTGCTCACATCCATGTCAGCCAAGAGGCATGCCATCAGACTTGTTCTCTGTGTAGTCATggtctttttcttctgttggaCTCCATATAACATTGCACGTTTTTTTAAGGGCTTACAGCTTCTTGATATTATCAGCTCATGTCCACCCAgcaagaaaattattttgagtCTCCAAATCACCGAGATAGTGGCCTACTCGCATAGTTGTTTGAACCCCttcatttatgtttttgttggAGAAAAATTTAAGAGGCACCTCTACAGGCTAGTAGCTGGTGGTCCctgtaaaaactgtaaaatactgaaaaagtATATGACACCAACGACAGGTTCTGTATATTCACAGTCAATAAGCATGGGTGACAATTCTGTACTTTCTATactataaaatgtaaataatatgtaatacaaaaaaaaagacagggcagcacagaggtgcagtggttagcatttccgTCTGGCAGTACTGGCCCCTGGTTTCTGTTCTGGCTCTTCACCAAAACATAAACAGAAGTAGTGAATCATACCAACGACCggagaaaaaaaaggcaaaactgcTTTTTGTCTGCATCCCAGAAATCATTTTCTGATTAAGCTAAAATACTGATTTTTCATGGAGCTTCACAAAGCCTCCTCTTGCTTGTATCCTTTCTGATTTTCCTATAAAGTAGAGAGATACTCTGGTCTTCAAGGAGGGATTGTGTGTGAAGCAGCTATATGAACAACTGTGAGTTTTTGCTTTGTTGATATTTTAACGTgagatttcattaaaaaaaataagaaaacctgACATTTATATTTAGTGAATATGAATGGAGCTGAATTCACTTTAATTCACAGAAGAGTATATGTTATGTTAAGTAAGTTTTTACTGTACTTATTTGAGATAACGTTTGCAAATGTGTTTAAACAAAAGGatgttgttttcatttatttacattttcatgtaaaatccttcattttaatgcaaaacaaaaatgagtttattttaGTCAAAATAATATAGcattataataattcataatggaaaatgttttgaaatttattttaagtatgTCGGGGTCTTGCTCCTTTGGACATTTTGTGAATAGTTTTCATTCATGGTGAAGATACCACTGGAGTCTCAGATATTGTGATACTAAAGCTCATCAGTCCATTAACATGTAAATAATACAGtttatttcactttttgttgttttctgatGCTTTTCTGTAATTCATTTACATTAAGTGCATTAAagttgttaagaaaaaaataagagctTTCATTCATTGTCAGCGTTAAACCTCTTTGACGAAAATATTGACAAAATGAATTGAAATGTTCAAAGCAAAACTACTATTGAATTTCTTTTGATTGctggtggttagcattgctgtgctTCAGCGCTGGGacccccgggttcaattcctaggCTGCTGTCTGCGTGGTGTTTGTATGTGCTCCCcggttcgtgtgggtttcctttgggtgctccagtttcctcccacagtccaaagacgtgtTGGtgggttaatgggcttctgggaaaacagaccctggtgtgagtgtgtgtatgaatgtgtcctgcaatggactgctgtcccatccagggtgtacccttccttgtgcctgttgcatgCCCGGATAGGCTCTGTCTCCCCATGGGCCAGTATCAGGTAAATCAGTttaaaatgggtggatggaggCTATGTAACCCCTGCGTATAACAGGGATCTCAGCCACCCGgcctgggggaggtctcctttagccaCCTGGAAAGTTCCCTGTTGCGTGacaccggagacccgggtttgcTCCCGGAGCGGCAGGGGCGGGAACCCCAAGAGCCGGTACATGTGCATTAATCCTTGTGGGGTGAACCGCTGAGAAGAGGCGGTTTGCTATCCTGTCACCAATGCTGCTAGACTTATGTATATCATTTTCAGGGTTTATAGAAAAAACTATAGGTCCCAGTGGAGTATTGTATAAGGTATACTTCCCTTCCATGTCGGATTTAAAGACATGTCTTTAGAATAGAGTTATATTCAGAGTAAAATAAATTTGATGATAATTAATATATCACAAGGAAACTACTATATAaagtatgaaaaatacatttataaactcTGAATTGGTCTCTAATGTTCCTACATTCTGTTTGCACAGCACCTTATTAAATCCCATGCCTTGCCTCTcaaggtgatatacagtataaagattagatgagaaaacatgtttaagggtttgtagcggcaatgcttattactaagacagaattaagtgctgctgtgcttttcccagggaggccccatttctctatCAAGTCTGCGGTCTAAGCCACAGAGAAGCCATTAATGCTGTGTACTGTTTCAGGAATGTTAGCCATCCTGACACGGAACAGTTCCCAGGATGGGGTGCGCCTGAGTAGTCATGATGGACGGCCATTCCTGGCTGTGTAAATGAGACTCTAAGCACGTCTGGATAGTTGTCCTAGAGTCAGAGATCGTGGTCAATCATCCCTAAAGTTGACCAAGcaatcaggaacctgcaggCCATGGTCACCCCACCTACCCAGCAAACTTTTGACCAGTCGCCAGCCGTATTGTTCTCCAGTTAAAAGGCGATGCACAGACTTTAGGGCTGCTCCTCCGTCTGCTCTCTCTGACTTAATCACGTGACTGCTGGTGCTGTTGTCTGAGTGTGGGGCTTGCAACCTTGTTCCAAGCGCTGAGCCAGAGGAAGCCGTACAAGAAGACAGAGT
This is a stretch of genomic DNA from Lepisosteus oculatus isolate fLepOcu1 chromosome 10, fLepOcu1.hap2, whole genome shotgun sequence. It encodes these proteins:
- the cabz01093075.1 gene encoding C-C chemokine receptor type 4 translates to MSSAMEAEYDYNYSLGIDYKEEFAPCKYEKHGAAFLPAVYSVLFVVGVIGNALVLWVVLLHVRLKSMTDVCLLNLAIADLLLVFSLPFLAHNARDQWMFGDPMCKIILGSYNIGFYSGIFFITLMSVDRYLAIVHAVYALKARTAIYGGIASVVTWIVSILASFPEIMYITVNLEEEKSRCLPLYFENNKQPLRVFSEFKLNVLGLLLPSVIMVFCYSMIIRRLLTSMSAKRHAIRLVLCVVMVFFFCWTPYNIARFFKGLQLLDIISSCPPSKKIILSLQITEIVAYSHSCLNPFIYVFVGEKFKRHLYRLVAGGPCKNCKILKKYMTPTTGSVYSQSISMGDNSVLSIL